From the genome of Loxodonta africana isolate mLoxAfr1 chromosome 4, mLoxAfr1.hap2, whole genome shotgun sequence:
TGTTATTTCTCTTAGATTTGAGCATTTGgaaacttaaatttttttcttatttattaatGAATGCATTTAAGGATAGAAATTCTATGCTGACAACTTCATTAgccatattttataattttagtatGTTGTGTTCccatttttataatgttctaCAGGTAGTTTTCTCATTTTGTTGACATAGAATTTCCAAGCAGATTTAATTTGAaaacctttaatttctgtttaatgAATGAATTTCTATCTTGTTTTTCAGTTTGCTCTTTCTTTCTGGGACTCCTCATTGCTGCTgaatctcataaaaagatcatctCTGTGTCTGACTTTTTCACTCTATTTTGTTGTCTTATTGATCTCTTTTGAGGAAGATCGTCTTCACGTTCTCTTCCAATCAGCAGAGCACAGACTTCccaaagaaagggcaaaaatcaagaACTCCCTATTGTGGAACAAGGAGATTGAGGGTGTTCAGGGAAGCTTTGGACTCTTTCGTGCACATATTTGACACTGTGTACTGGGAGGGGTGGAGACAAAAGAGTTAATACAGAGAAACACAATCTTTGTAATTATACTGGATAACTGCCTTTGTTCATTAGCTACAATATTACAGATAGTTCCCCAGTGTTCTTTCCAATGCTGCCCTCATGTCCTTATTCTTTAGGCTGTAGATGAGGGGATTCAGCATGGGAGTGACCACGCTGTATTGCAGGGAGGTGAGCAAATCAAGGGAGGAACCAGAGGTGGGCATGAGATAGCGAACCAAATCTGAACCAAAGAACAGGATCACTGCAATGAGGTGGGAGGAGCAGGTGGAGAAGGTCTTGCTTCTGCCTGTGGTGGAGTTGATGTTCAGGATGGTGGAAATAATGCGAAGGTATGAGAAGAAGATCAGAAAGAAGGTCCCAAGAGCCTGTAGTAAGACGGAGTAGATCAGGATATTGATATCGATGGAGGTATCAGAGCAAGACAGGGGGAAGAGAGAGGGCAACTCGCAGGTGTAATGCTGTATAGTTTGGGCCTCACAGAAGTCCAGGTTAATAGCCAAGAGCACAATGAGGATTGCGTTGAGAAAGGCCAGGCCCCATGAGGTCAACACCAGCCTCACACAGAACTGGTTGCTCATTAGCTGTTCATAGAGCAGTGGACGACAAATGGcagcatagcggtcataggccattattGAAAGCAGAAAGGTTTCAGCTCCTGCAGTGATAAACACAAAGAAGACCTGAGCCAGACAGCCTTCTACTGAGATGGTTTTCTTTTCAGACAGGAGGTTCTCAAGCAGCTTGGGTAGCGTGACAGAAGAGAAACAGAGGTCCAGGAATGACAGATTGCCCAAgaagaagtacatgggtgtgtggaggTGAGAATCAGCCATGATCACCAGCAGCAACACCAGGTTCCCCATCAGGGTcaggaggtagattgccaggaacAGCATGAAGAGCAGAGCCTCAATGTGGGGGTCAGCAGACAGTCCGAGGAGGATGAACTCGGTGATGGTGCTGTGGTTTCTCAAGGTCATATAAGAAGGATAATTTCTTGAAATAAAATAGGAAATAGGGTGAGATCTCCATTGGTTTCCTATTTCCTTTAGGGCATCATAAACCCCTCACTTCTCTGCCTGGGCTCTGTGTTCAGACCTCTCAAACCTGCCTTCACTATATCTAGGAAGAGTTTTTATCCTTTCGCAGTTGGGTCACGTTATTCCCATACTTCAGAGAATCCTATACTAGTTCCAGAAGAATTTACAGGAAAAATGAATATTACTGGCTTACTACACAATTATTGTATCTCCTTTACAGTGGACTCTTCCTATAGGAAGACAATGGGTCCAATTTATCATTTTACTTTGCTTCTGTACTTCAGGTAAAATGTTTTTAGTAGTATTTACAATTTTGTACAGGCAGGGATCTCAAAAGGAGGTTATCCAGGCTATTACTCTTCTCCATCACTGGATTTAAGTAAAAGTCCTGCAGCACACAAAGGTGAATATTGCCTATAATTCAGAAATCCAATAGTTTAGAAATCCTTAAAATCTTTTTGTTACAAAGACATTATAGCATATACTAACTACAGTTGTTCAAcatccttttttctttgtttcccccAATCATTAGTGTTATTTGGTTCAAAATCATCCAATGGCTTCTAATGTCCTAACAGCACATTAAGTTTTAATAAGACTTTTCTGTGTATGTATCTGTACAGAATATTTTTGCAATCACTATTTCAATTTTTTCTATCTCAGCAATTCTGTGATGCATTTAAGGCAGGGAATCTAATACCCTGTTGTACTAATGAGAAACTCAATATTCAGAGATTTTTGTAATATTATGTTGGTAACAAGTAGAAGAACCATgaaataaatatgattttttgTAATTATTATCCAGGACACCAGGTTTTGTCCACAGTAATAAagacaatttttcttcttttgacactCAGAATTTTTACCGGTATTCTGCTTTCATCTGGCAGTCTACAATCTGAGTCCATGGTAGCCTTTAAGATGTACCAAAAATTTAGTACAACTAATTCAGAGAGCCCTGTTTCTGGTCCCTCCTGCTTTGCCGGCAATCTCTTACTGTGTGATAGCTTGTCAAGAGAAGTTTAAGTTCTGATCACATTAAAGCACACATCAGCCCAAGCTTAAGTCCATCTTAGAACAAGTCTAGGTTACCTGCGAGCCTGGATAAACAAGGCAATATTCACCTTTGAGTGCTTGCAGGACTTTAGCTTAAATTCTGTGGCGGAGAAGAAGAATCACCCAGAGAACCTCCTTTTGATGACCCTGCATATATAAAATTGTAAATATTACTAAAAACAACATTTTGAGTGAAGTATACACAAAGTAAAATGATACATTGGACCCATTGTCTTCATGGATTTGGATACTTCCAGGTATTTCAAAGGATATTTTCAAGTTATCCTGACAATTGTTCCATTTTTGTCACTTAACTTTCAAAAGGAAGCTGACCACAGTGTCCACGGCAGATTTGGGGCTCCAGATTTGAACAGTGTAGCATTTTTCTCCTAATATCCATGTTTTGTCTGCATGAAAGTAGTAACTAATTGTATCAAGTGACTTAGATGTTATCACAAAGAAAGGCATCCACTCTCCCTCACCATCCTAAGCTGATTACATAGACTTCTTTAGAGACCAAAGATAAAGTCTTCTATTCAATTCTATGTCAACTAAACAGAAAAATAGATATAAGCCTTACTTCGCTACTTAGAAGTGAAGACATTATTGGCTTCATTTCATAGTCACATGTGAGAGACTGGCGTCAGATTTAACATGGGTGAGGCAGGAAAAGACTAAACTGAAAGAAGGGGTGGTTGAGCACAGTGAATTGTAAAAGACATGAAGACAGGACATCAGAAGTTTACTAGACAAGTCTTGCCCACACTGCTTGCTTCAAGATATTTTGGAATGGATAAAGGAGTGAAGGGTGTGTGTGAAAGGTCAGCTTGGCCTAGATGGCTTGAGGGATCCTAAGACCTGAGGGGCAACTTTCAGACCCTGGGTGCACTGGGAAGGAATCTGGAtggaggagaaggacatcaatgcTGGAAGCAATAGGGGACCAAAGGTCAACTTCATTCACATGAAACTGTCCTCCCTGTTCTCCCTCACACTATTCATGTTGTCTCAAGGTGACTAGATCTTAGGGTTGTTGAGGAAGAGAAAATCTTCACTACAGTTCCTCTAACTGGAGTTCTCTGCAAGGAGGTGTAGAAATAGCTCCAACAGTCTAATGTCTACTTCTGATCTCTCATTTCATTCCAGGTCTCAGCTTTCTGAAATTTTGGGGATCCAGAAGTATGAGAAGATTTTTGCTTGGGCTGCAAAACGTCCCTGTCCCTAAGACCCAGTGTTATGCAGGGAGGGAAGACAGACCTTTCTCAGAGCTTTTTAAGGCAGCTAGTGGGACAGAAATATCAGTGCCTCATTCAGGAAAGGAGATGATCTGCCAAGGAGCAGGAAGTTTCTACATACATCCAAGGGCGGAGGGAAGAGTATAATAGTAGATTCAGGGTCTAGATGAATGGAATAGATTTGAATTGGCAAGAGGTATGGGTGAAGAATGCATAGTTTAATTAAAACACATAGAGGTCTTTTTAGGAAGAAATATAGCGGGAATATCAGAGAATCAAGGAAGATCTTACCATGCCTTGGAATTTTCTGGAGGAGGTAGCTCCTGTGTGTTTTGGCTTTCTCATGATGGGTTGACACATCATAGATAAAGTCTCCCCATAAAAGAGCTTGTGTCATAGGAGTCACTGAATCTAGCAGATAGCTTTTCTTCTTGCTTTCAATGAGTGCAGGACGTTAGAATAGTTCAAGCTCCAGAAGTACTTGAAATGTCACAGAATCAGGATTATTCTCCTCAATACCTTAACCTAGAATGGAATCATTCTGCAGTGCAGGTCACTATATGGATAGACAAAAATAATTTCTCTAAAGAaagtcatactctgaacaagcggtatatatttcattgaatCTGTCACATACTCTCAGGTTCAATAACCTGGTATATCTTCCTTTATTTTCTCTGTGATTCTAAATACTATGCTAAGAGCATCACTTAAAAAAAGAACTCTCCAATGTAGCCAATCAGAGGCTATCTGTGCTCAGGCAGCCATGGGCTGGTTCTGGTACCTAGGAGAAGCTGGGCCAATGCTCTGTATTCCCTCAAGTCTCAGCCAGAAGCTGAACTTTACACATTTTCCAGACATCTAGAAAGTTAAATTTAGTAAGAAGCGCACTGAAGTTTCTCCCGGGCAATATTTGAAGTTTCTGAATTGAggcaattatttaaaaattttattctgtAAAGTGAACATTTTCCTCATAGCTACAGGGGGCTGAAAGTGCCCTTTAAGAATTCTCAGGGAACCTACGCTATGACATAATATTAAGTTCCTGGTTATTTCCTAGTATATATGAGTTTTTCTTACATTCACAGCAGAATTATTCCCTATAACGATTAAATGAGAGGTGATAATTCCACCCTGAGAAATTAGTTGGTCCTTGAGTTTTAGAGTTTCTATATTCCAAGCTAAAATGAATTGTTAAAGGGTTTGTTAAAGAGTTACCCATCTTGTCAGTTTGGTGTACTGTGGAGGCTTTCGTGTTCCTATGAttttggaagctatgtcaccagtgtttcaaatatcagcagcatcacccatggtggacaggtttcagtggaacttttaGACTAAGATATACTAgatagaaaggcctggccatctacttctgaaaattagcctgtgaaaacctgatggatcccaacagaacattgtccagcttgcttgctttggacacttcatcaggagggatcagccactagaggaggacatcaggtTTGGTGGAGTAGTGGCCAACAGGccaggagacccttggtgagattgtttggcacaatagccacaacagtggacttgaatatgccaatgattgtgagaatgttgcaggactgagcaatgtttctttcttttgtatataATATCATCATGAGTCAGTTGACTTGATGCTATCTATCTCTGTTAAACAGTTAATAATTCAAACATGCCATGAATTATTACTAATAATTCATGCAATGGGCTATTAAAATGTTTAagttcaatatttttttcttatctgaGGGAAGAAAGTGTTATCAATATTTTAATGGAGTTATAAATAACTGTAAGGGTACGCCAACTTCACTTTTTCGAGACTCCAAA
Proteins encoded in this window:
- the LOC100667461 gene encoding olfactory receptor 8S1-like, with translation MTLRNHSTITEFILLGLSADPHIEALLFMLFLAIYLLTLMGNLVLLLVIMADSHLHTPMYFFLGNLSFLDLCFSSVTLPKLLENLLSEKKTISVEGCLAQVFFVFITAGAETFLLSIMAYDRYAAICRPLLYEQLMSNQFCVRLVLTSWGLAFLNAILIVLLAINLDFCEAQTIQHYTCELPSLFPLSCSDTSIDINILIYSVLLQALGTFFLIFFSYLRIISTILNINSTTGRSKTFSTCSSHLIAVILFFGSDLVRYLMPTSGSSLDLLTSLQYSVVTPMLNPLIYSLKNKDMRAALERTLGNYL